One segment of Carya illinoinensis cultivar Pawnee chromosome 13, C.illinoinensisPawnee_v1, whole genome shotgun sequence DNA contains the following:
- the LOC122291603 gene encoding disease resistance protein RPV1-like isoform X1, with protein sequence MADQTFPSTSKPHSNHWDRDVFLSFRGEDTRKNFTDHLYSALVRAGIHTFRDDDELPRGENISTELLNAIRGSRISIVVFSKGYASSKWCLDELAEILNCTKTRGHTLIPIFYHVNPSDIRKQTGTFAKAFTKHEKRFQADMERVQRWRKALTEATDCAGWDLDAIANGYESNFIDQIVEDVFCKVKPNGLCVAERPVGLDSRVEEMKALLSLGTSDIRIVGIYGMGGIGKTTLAKAVYNQIHHRFEGSSCLLNIKENSEQSNGLLHLLEQLIFDILKRKNLKVNSVDRAIKLIEENFFGKRVILVLDDVDDLRQIHALAKHFEWLGPGSRVIVTTRDEHLLTQLGVNAKYKVKELNLLESLCLLSWHAFGMVHPREAYQDLSRRAVEYAGGLPLALEVLGSFLKGRSIIEWKDELKILRRNPHDKVQKILRRSFDSLDYSRKVIFLDVACFFIDMDKEYVIKILDGCGFFPLSGFSILIQRSLLMIDERNKLKMHDLIRDMGREIVFEKSPNNPGKRNRLWSQEDVLNVLHKHTGSEEVEGLSLNLPTLEDVQTKAFAGMKNLRLLQINSVNLKGCFTHFSKELKWLCWDNCPLKCLPPNFHLENLVVLDMQHSNFRQVWKRNMVLDKLKVLNLSHSKCLTKLPNFLHVPHLEILILEGCTKLVEVHESIGLLKRVVLLNLKGCENLKNLPKSIYSLRSLESLDLSGCSKVDNLSEELGNLISLTELRAEETGIKQLPSSFGLLKNLKTVLLSGSTGHSSKSRLSHFLPWMSPKRSNPISLLPPSVSGLRSLTALVLHDCNLSEDGIPNDLGDLFSLKSLDLSENNFRNLPQCIGRLPKLHYLFLSRCTSLQSISELPASLRDLNASGCTSMERLTNLSNLKELRNLRLSKCRKLVEINGLESSKYTLYIQLQGCNKLARDYRMSFLQSFTMGAYLGDSIVILPGSEVPNWFSHRTTGSSVSFHVPSLTEGEVCVLLVCAVLAFDEATEPFVNKPFVRMINKTRGEMYDYCPSICVIPDVVFAVEDDLLVFKIPVPSNQAKMESGDEIEVSVVRRKVDIELCKPVEVKRCGIHMLLYDPDVLIRQFESRFQCVDSDTAIDDDALEFSMSDLISRCSKD encoded by the exons ATGGCTGATCAAACCTTTCCATCGACTTCCAAGCCTCATTCGAATCATTGGGATCGCGATGTCTTTCTGAGCTTCAGAGGCGAAGACACCCGCAAGAACTTCACCGATCATCTCTACTCTGCCTTGGTGCGTGCAGGAATTCACACTTTCCGAGATGACGATGAACTCCCACGAGGGGAGAACATCTCTACTGAACTGCTGAACGCCATTCGTGGATCAAGGATTTCTATTGTAGTTTTCTCTAAAGGTTATGCTTCTTCCAAGTGGTGTCTTGATGAGCTTGCAGAGATCCTGAACTGTACGAAAACCAGAGGTCACACTCTTATTCCCATATTTTATCATGTGAATCCCTCAGATATACGAAAACAGACAGGAACTTTTGCCAAAGCATTTACTAAGCACGAAAAGCGCTTTCAAGCGGATATGGAGAGGGTGCAGAGGTGGAGAAAGGCTCTTACCGAAGCTACAGACTGTGCCGGTTGGGACCTCGACGCTATTGCAAATGG GTACGAATCAAACTTCATTGACCAAATTGTTGAAGACGTTTTCTGTAAAGTAAAACCCAATGGCTTATGCGTTGCCGAAAGACCAGTGGGATTAGATTCTCGCGTTGAAGAGATGAAAGCTTTATTAAGTCTTGGAACAAGTGACATTCGCATTGTAGGCATCTATGGGATGGGTGGAATAGGTAAAACAACCCTCGCAAAAGCTGTCTATAACCAAATACATCATAGATTTGAAGGAAGCAGTTGTCTTTtgaatattaaagaaaattcaGAGCAGTCCAATGGTTTACTTCATTTGCTAGAACAACtgatttttgatattttaaaaaggaAGAATTTGAAGGTTAACAGTGTTGATAGAGCAATCAAATTGATTGAGGAAAATTTTTTTGGCAAAAGAGTTATTCTtgttcttgatgatgtggatgacTTGAGACAAATACATGCATTAGCCAAACACTTCGAATGGCTTGGTCCGGGAAGTAGAGTTATCGTAACAacaagagatgaacatttgcTCACTCAACTCGGAGTAAATGCCAAATATAAGGTTAAAGAATTAAATCTGTTGGAGTCTCTTTGCCTTTTGAGTTGGCATGCCTTTGGGATGGTCCATCCAAGAGAAGCTTACCAAGACCTTTCAAGACGTGCAGTGGAGTATGCTGGAGGACTTCCATTAGCTCTCGAGGTTTTGGGTTCTTTTCTAAAAGGAAGAAGTATTATTGAATGGAAAgacgaattgaaaatattaCGAAGAAATCCTCACgacaaagttcaaaaaatactCCGGAGAAGTTTTGATTCACTAGATTATAGTAGAAAGGTCATATTTCTTGACGttgcttgtttttttattgatatggaCAAAGAATATGTCATCAAAATACTCGATGGTTGTGGTTTCTTTCCACTTAGCGGTTTCAGTATTCTCATCCAAAGGTCCCTCCTGATGATTGATGAGAGAAATAAGTTGAAGATGCATGATCTGATTCGAGATATGGGAAGAGAGATTGTTTTTGAGAAGTCACCCAATAATCCTGGGAAACGTAATAGGCTGTGGTCTCAAGAGGATGTCTTAAATGTACTGCATAAACATACG GGATCGGAGGAGGTGGAAGGTCTCAGCCTAAATTTGCCTACACTTGAAGATGTACAAACTAAAGCATTTGCAGGCATGAAGAATTTGAGGTTGCTCCAGATCAATAGTGTAAACCTCAAGGGATGCTTCACGCACTTTTCCAAGGAGCTGAAATGGCTTTGTTGGGATAACTGTCCGCTAAAATGTCTACCACCAAATTTTCATCTCGAGAAccttgtggttcttgacatgcagcataGTAATTTCAGACAAGTCTGGAAGAGAAACATG gtaCTTGACAAGTTAAAAGTTCTTAATCTTAGTCATTCCAAATGTCTCACTAAATTACCAAACTTCTTACATGTCCCACATCTGGAGATTCTGATACTAGAAGGTTGCACGAAATTAGTTGAGGTTCACGAGTCTATTGGACTTCTGAAAAGAGTTGTCTTGTTGAATTTGAAAGGATGCGAGAACCTTAAGAATCTTCCAAAAAGCATTTACAGCTTAAGGTCTCTTGAAAGTCTTGATTTATCTGGCTGCTCAAAAGTTGACAACTTATCAGAAGAATTGGGAAACCTGATATCTTTGACAGAGCTGCGAGCGGAGGAAACCGGTATTAAGCAATTACCATCTTCCTTTGGCCTTTTGAAGAATCTGAAAACTGTCTTATTGTCTGGAAGTACAGGACACTCATCAAAATCTAGGTTGTCACATTTCTTGCCGTGGATGTCACCCAAAAGATCGAACCCCATAAGTTTGTTGCCTCCTTCTGTTTCTGGACTGCGTTCTTTGACAGCGCTAGTACTCCATGATTGCAACTTGTCTGAAGATGGGATTCCCAATGATCTGGGGGATTTATTTTCACTCAAAAGTTTGGATCTTTCAGAAAACAACTTTCGGAACCTACCTCAGTGCATCGGTCGCCTTCCTAAATTACATTATTTGTTTTTGAGTAGGTGTACGAGTCTTCAATCTATTTCAGAACTCCCCGCAAGTTTACGAGACTTGAATGCAAGTGGCTGCACATCAATGGAAAGACTCACAAATCTCTCAAACCTAAAAGAACTAAGAAATTTACGTCTTAGTAAGTGCCGCAAACTGGTTGAGATTAATGGCTTGGAGAGTTCTAAATATACATTATACATTCAATTGCAAGGATGCAACAAGTTAGCTCGTGATTACAGGATGAGCTTTCtccag TCATTTACCATGGGTGCTTATTTGGGTGATAGTATTGTTATCCTCCCTGGTAGTGAAGTTCCAAATTGGTTTAGCCATCGGACAACCGGATCTTCAGTATCTTTTCATGTACCTTCGCTTACAGAGGGTGAGGTGTGCGTTTTACTTGTTTGTGCTGTTCTTGCATTCGATGAAGCAACCGAACCGTTTGTGAATAAACCTTTCGTGAGAATGATTAACAAAACTAGAGGCGAGATGTACGATTATTGCCCATCAATCTGTGTTATTCCCGACGTTGTCTTCGCCGTTGAAGATGATTTGTTGGTATTCAAGATACCGGTTCCAAGTAATCAAGCGAAGATGGAAAGTGGAGACGAAATTGAGGTGTCCGTTGTTCGGAGGAAGGTGGACATCGAACTTTGCAAACCCGTTGAAGTGAAGAGGTGTGGAATTCATATGCTACTTTATGATCCAGATGTACTCATACGCCAATTTGAAAGCCGATTCCAATGTGTCGATTCTGATACAGCTATAGATGATGATGCTCTTGAGTTTTCTATGTCTGATTTGATCAGCAGATGTTCTAAGGACTGA
- the LOC122292809 gene encoding probable LIM domain-containing serine/threonine-protein kinase DDB_G0287001, giving the protein MAAALECWSSRASTDEDMVEQVLMRTQDRSEGAPPGGAASGAGAKESTAMQKRLQRLSRNVSEALASLKNSLNLDSARDSPSASSSSSKIECCRKVVWGSVVRNLTQLYPGSQLPEKLVSNIRRHYDSLPLSYAQAGFDMKEVFLHIKLIEEASGDDHPAILIQEVSDNEVQGSIFKLTFVCNSAISWPVMSEWLDNASICCKKIQIFEKKGFTLGIVLLLVQAGQEKSFKTRIENALKSAIKKPKTSAVKLPFGLCGCQEESTKGRDFGEIEEEPVDQNYEQGVENLNTKVQLQMPLPTSSFNVSVDEWQTVQSGGDEIGKWLLNSDNLEFIDQIGPSSFKGVYKGKRVGIEKLKGCEKGNSYGFELRKDLLQLMTCGHRNILQFYGVCIDENHGLCVVTKLMEGGSVHDLLLKNKKLQTKEILRISVDISEGIKFMNDHGVAYRDLNTQRILLDRHGNACLGDMGIVAACKSVGEAMEYETDGYRWLAPEIIAGDPESVSETWMSNVYSFGMIIWELVTGEAAYAAYSPVQAAVGIAACGLRPEIPKDCPQVLKSLMTKCWNNIPSKRPQFSDIISILLRPNNSSNKQ; this is encoded by the exons ATGGCTGCTGCGCTGGAGTGCTGGTCGAGTCGAGCCAGCACGGACGAGGACATGGTGGAGCAGGTGCTCATGAGGACGCAGGACAGATCGGAAGGGGCTCCGCCTGGTGGTGCCGCATCGGGAGCAGGGGCGAAGGAGTCGACTGCGATGCAGAAGCGGCTCCAGAGGCTGAGCCGGAACGTGTCAGAGGCGCTCGCCTCGCTCAAGAACTCGTTGAATCTCGACTCGGCACGTGACTCGCCATCTGCCTCCTCGTCCTCGTCAAAGATCGAGTGCTGTAGGAAGGTCGTGTGGGGTAGCGTCGTGCGGAACCTCACGCAGCTATACCCCGGTAGCCAGCTCCCGGAGAAGCTAGTCTCCAACATCCGCAGGCATTACGACTCATTGCCGCTCAG TTATGCTCAAGCGGGATTTGATATGAAAGAGGTATTTCTTCATATTAAGTTAATAGAGGAGGCATCAGGGGATGACCACCCTGCGATATTGATTCAAGAAGTGTCAGATAATGAAGTTCAGGGATCTATATTCAAGCTCACATTTGTTTGCAACTCTGCCATTTCTTGGCCAGTGATGTCAGAGTGGCTGGATAACGCTTCCATTTGTTGCAAGAAGATTCAGATCTTTGAGAAGAAGGGGTTCACACTTGGGATTGTTCTTCTTTTGGTTCAAGCTGGCCAGGAGAAATCGTTCAAAACCCGGATTGAAAATGCTCTTAAATCGGCTATAAAGAAGCCTAAAACCAGTGCAGTGAAGCTCCCTTTTGGGCTCTGTGGGTGTCAGGAAGAGAGCACCAAAGGGAGAGACTTTGGAGAGATCGAAGAAGAGCCAGTTGACCAAAATTATGAACAGGGAGTTGAGAATTTGAACACCAAGGTTCAGCTTCAGATGCCATTACCCACTTCTTCTTTCAATGTGTCGGTTGATGAATGGCAGACGGTCCAGTCGGGTGGGGATGAGATTGGGAAATGGCTGTTGAACTCAGATAACCTTGAGTTTATTGACCAGATTGGACCCAGTTCATTTAAGGGAGTTTACAAGGGCAAAAGGGTTGGAATTGAGAAGCTTAAAGGGTGTGAAAAGGGCAATTCTTATGGGTTTGAGCTCCGAAAGGATCTATTGCAGTTGATGACCTGTGGGCACAggaatattttgcaattctatgGTGTTTGCATTGATGAAAATCATGGGTTGTGTGTCGTGACAAAGTTGATGGAAGGTGGATCAGTTCATGACTTATTGCTGAAGAACAAGAAGCTTCAGACTAAGGAAATTTTAAGGATTTCTGTTGATATATCAGAGGGGATTAAGTTCATGAATGATCATGGCGTTGCATATAGAGATCTCAACACACAGAGGATTTTGTTGGACCGGCATGGAAATGCTTGCTTGGGGGACATGGGTATTGTTGCTGCTTGCAAGAGTGTTGGTGAGGCCATGGAGTACGAAACTGATGGTTATCGGTGGCTAGCTCCGGAG ATAATTGCAGGTGACCCAGAGAGTGTTTCCGAGACATGGATGAGTAACGTATATAGTTTTGGGATGATAATTTGGGAATTGGTGACCGGTGAGGCGGCTTATGCTGCATATTCACCTGTGCAAGCAGCGGTTGGGATTGCTGCTTGTGGACTTAGACCAGAGATACCCAAGGACTGCCCACAAGTCCTAAAATCTTTGATGACAAAGTGCTGGAACAATATCCCTTCAAAGCGCCCTCAATTCTCTGATATTATATCGATATTGCTGCGGCCAAACAACAGCAGCAACAAGCAATAA
- the LOC122291603 gene encoding disease resistance protein RPV1-like isoform X2 — protein MTKDDNILLVLMTLLLLGLILLFHFFVFDIMIRYESNFIDQIVEDVFCKVKPNGLCVAERPVGLDSRVEEMKALLSLGTSDIRIVGIYGMGGIGKTTLAKAVYNQIHHRFEGSSCLLNIKENSEQSNGLLHLLEQLIFDILKRKNLKVNSVDRAIKLIEENFFGKRVILVLDDVDDLRQIHALAKHFEWLGPGSRVIVTTRDEHLLTQLGVNAKYKVKELNLLESLCLLSWHAFGMVHPREAYQDLSRRAVEYAGGLPLALEVLGSFLKGRSIIEWKDELKILRRNPHDKVQKILRRSFDSLDYSRKVIFLDVACFFIDMDKEYVIKILDGCGFFPLSGFSILIQRSLLMIDERNKLKMHDLIRDMGREIVFEKSPNNPGKRNRLWSQEDVLNVLHKHTGSEEVEGLSLNLPTLEDVQTKAFAGMKNLRLLQINSVNLKGCFTHFSKELKWLCWDNCPLKCLPPNFHLENLVVLDMQHSNFRQVWKRNMVLDKLKVLNLSHSKCLTKLPNFLHVPHLEILILEGCTKLVEVHESIGLLKRVVLLNLKGCENLKNLPKSIYSLRSLESLDLSGCSKVDNLSEELGNLISLTELRAEETGIKQLPSSFGLLKNLKTVLLSGSTGHSSKSRLSHFLPWMSPKRSNPISLLPPSVSGLRSLTALVLHDCNLSEDGIPNDLGDLFSLKSLDLSENNFRNLPQCIGRLPKLHYLFLSRCTSLQSISELPASLRDLNASGCTSMERLTNLSNLKELRNLRLSKCRKLVEINGLESSKYTLYIQLQGCNKLARDYRMSFLQSFTMGAYLGDSIVILPGSEVPNWFSHRTTGSSVSFHVPSLTEGEVCVLLVCAVLAFDEATEPFVNKPFVRMINKTRGEMYDYCPSICVIPDVVFAVEDDLLVFKIPVPSNQAKMESGDEIEVSVVRRKVDIELCKPVEVKRCGIHMLLYDPDVLIRQFESRFQCVDSDTAIDDDALEFSMSDLISRCSKD, from the exons ATGACTAAAG atgataacatCCTTTTGGTGCTGatgactcttcttcttcttggccttattttattgtttcacttttttgtttttgacatAATGATTAGGTACGAATCAAACTTCATTGACCAAATTGTTGAAGACGTTTTCTGTAAAGTAAAACCCAATGGCTTATGCGTTGCCGAAAGACCAGTGGGATTAGATTCTCGCGTTGAAGAGATGAAAGCTTTATTAAGTCTTGGAACAAGTGACATTCGCATTGTAGGCATCTATGGGATGGGTGGAATAGGTAAAACAACCCTCGCAAAAGCTGTCTATAACCAAATACATCATAGATTTGAAGGAAGCAGTTGTCTTTtgaatattaaagaaaattcaGAGCAGTCCAATGGTTTACTTCATTTGCTAGAACAACtgatttttgatattttaaaaaggaAGAATTTGAAGGTTAACAGTGTTGATAGAGCAATCAAATTGATTGAGGAAAATTTTTTTGGCAAAAGAGTTATTCTtgttcttgatgatgtggatgacTTGAGACAAATACATGCATTAGCCAAACACTTCGAATGGCTTGGTCCGGGAAGTAGAGTTATCGTAACAacaagagatgaacatttgcTCACTCAACTCGGAGTAAATGCCAAATATAAGGTTAAAGAATTAAATCTGTTGGAGTCTCTTTGCCTTTTGAGTTGGCATGCCTTTGGGATGGTCCATCCAAGAGAAGCTTACCAAGACCTTTCAAGACGTGCAGTGGAGTATGCTGGAGGACTTCCATTAGCTCTCGAGGTTTTGGGTTCTTTTCTAAAAGGAAGAAGTATTATTGAATGGAAAgacgaattgaaaatattaCGAAGAAATCCTCACgacaaagttcaaaaaatactCCGGAGAAGTTTTGATTCACTAGATTATAGTAGAAAGGTCATATTTCTTGACGttgcttgtttttttattgatatggaCAAAGAATATGTCATCAAAATACTCGATGGTTGTGGTTTCTTTCCACTTAGCGGTTTCAGTATTCTCATCCAAAGGTCCCTCCTGATGATTGATGAGAGAAATAAGTTGAAGATGCATGATCTGATTCGAGATATGGGAAGAGAGATTGTTTTTGAGAAGTCACCCAATAATCCTGGGAAACGTAATAGGCTGTGGTCTCAAGAGGATGTCTTAAATGTACTGCATAAACATACG GGATCGGAGGAGGTGGAAGGTCTCAGCCTAAATTTGCCTACACTTGAAGATGTACAAACTAAAGCATTTGCAGGCATGAAGAATTTGAGGTTGCTCCAGATCAATAGTGTAAACCTCAAGGGATGCTTCACGCACTTTTCCAAGGAGCTGAAATGGCTTTGTTGGGATAACTGTCCGCTAAAATGTCTACCACCAAATTTTCATCTCGAGAAccttgtggttcttgacatgcagcataGTAATTTCAGACAAGTCTGGAAGAGAAACATG gtaCTTGACAAGTTAAAAGTTCTTAATCTTAGTCATTCCAAATGTCTCACTAAATTACCAAACTTCTTACATGTCCCACATCTGGAGATTCTGATACTAGAAGGTTGCACGAAATTAGTTGAGGTTCACGAGTCTATTGGACTTCTGAAAAGAGTTGTCTTGTTGAATTTGAAAGGATGCGAGAACCTTAAGAATCTTCCAAAAAGCATTTACAGCTTAAGGTCTCTTGAAAGTCTTGATTTATCTGGCTGCTCAAAAGTTGACAACTTATCAGAAGAATTGGGAAACCTGATATCTTTGACAGAGCTGCGAGCGGAGGAAACCGGTATTAAGCAATTACCATCTTCCTTTGGCCTTTTGAAGAATCTGAAAACTGTCTTATTGTCTGGAAGTACAGGACACTCATCAAAATCTAGGTTGTCACATTTCTTGCCGTGGATGTCACCCAAAAGATCGAACCCCATAAGTTTGTTGCCTCCTTCTGTTTCTGGACTGCGTTCTTTGACAGCGCTAGTACTCCATGATTGCAACTTGTCTGAAGATGGGATTCCCAATGATCTGGGGGATTTATTTTCACTCAAAAGTTTGGATCTTTCAGAAAACAACTTTCGGAACCTACCTCAGTGCATCGGTCGCCTTCCTAAATTACATTATTTGTTTTTGAGTAGGTGTACGAGTCTTCAATCTATTTCAGAACTCCCCGCAAGTTTACGAGACTTGAATGCAAGTGGCTGCACATCAATGGAAAGACTCACAAATCTCTCAAACCTAAAAGAACTAAGAAATTTACGTCTTAGTAAGTGCCGCAAACTGGTTGAGATTAATGGCTTGGAGAGTTCTAAATATACATTATACATTCAATTGCAAGGATGCAACAAGTTAGCTCGTGATTACAGGATGAGCTTTCtccag TCATTTACCATGGGTGCTTATTTGGGTGATAGTATTGTTATCCTCCCTGGTAGTGAAGTTCCAAATTGGTTTAGCCATCGGACAACCGGATCTTCAGTATCTTTTCATGTACCTTCGCTTACAGAGGGTGAGGTGTGCGTTTTACTTGTTTGTGCTGTTCTTGCATTCGATGAAGCAACCGAACCGTTTGTGAATAAACCTTTCGTGAGAATGATTAACAAAACTAGAGGCGAGATGTACGATTATTGCCCATCAATCTGTGTTATTCCCGACGTTGTCTTCGCCGTTGAAGATGATTTGTTGGTATTCAAGATACCGGTTCCAAGTAATCAAGCGAAGATGGAAAGTGGAGACGAAATTGAGGTGTCCGTTGTTCGGAGGAAGGTGGACATCGAACTTTGCAAACCCGTTGAAGTGAAGAGGTGTGGAATTCATATGCTACTTTATGATCCAGATGTACTCATACGCCAATTTGAAAGCCGATTCCAATGTGTCGATTCTGATACAGCTATAGATGATGATGCTCTTGAGTTTTCTATGTCTGATTTGATCAGCAGATGTTCTAAGGACTGA
- the LOC122291605 gene encoding disease resistance protein RPV1-like, translating into MISLTELRAEETGIKQLPSSFGLLKNLKIVLLSGSTGHSSKSRLSHFLPWMSPKRSNPISLLPPSVSGLRSLTALVLHDCNLSEDGIPNDLGDLVSLEALYLSKNNFRNLPQSIGRLPKLDRLSLSGCTTLQSISELPASLRDLNANGCTSMESLTNLSNLKELRNLRLAKCHKLVEINGLESSKFTLYIQMQGCNNLSHDYRMSLLQSLTMGACLGDLIVFLPGTEVPNWFSHRTTGSSVSFHVPSLTEGEVCILLFCAVLAFDDATKPFVNKPFVRMINKTRGEIYDCYPSICVLPVTVEDYLLVFKIPVTSNQEGVQRRLETR; encoded by the exons ATGATATCTTTGACAGAGCTGCGAGCGGAGGAAACCGGTATTAAGCAATTACCATCTTCCTTTGGCCTTTTGAAGAATCTGAAAATTGTCTTATTATCTGGAAGTACAGGACACTCATCAAAATCTAGGTTGTCACATTTCTTGCCGTGGATGTCACCAAAAAGATCGAACCCCATAAGTTTGTTGCCTCCTTCTGTTTCTGGGCTGCGTTCTTTGACAGCACTAGTACTCCATGATTGCAACTTGTCCGAAGATGGGATTCCCAATGATTTGGGGGACTTAGTTTCACTCGAGGCTTTGTATCTTTCAAAAAACAACTTTCGGAACCTACCTCAGTCCATCGGTCGCCTTCCTAAATTAGATCGTTTGAGTTTGAGTGGGTGTACCACCCTTCAATCTATTTCAGAACTCCCCGCAAGTTTACGAGACTTGAATGCAAATGGCTGCACATCAATGGAAAGTCTCACAAATCTCTCAAACCTAAAAGAACTAAGAAATTTACGTCTTGCTAAGTGCCACAAACTGGTTGAGATTAATGGCTTGGAGAGTTCGAAATTTACATTATACATTCAAATGCAAGGATGCAACAATTTATCTCATGATTACAGGATGAGCCTTCtccag TCATTGACCATGGGTGCTTGTTTGGGTGATCTTATCGTTTTCCTCCCTGGTACTGAAGTTCCAAATTGGTTTAGCCATCGGACGACTGGATCTTCAGTATCTTTTCATGTACCTTCGCTTACAGAGGGTGAAGTCTGCATTTTACTTTTTTGTGCTGTTCTTGCATTCGATGACGCAACCAAACCGTTTGTGAATAAACCTTTCGTGAGAATGATTAACAAAACTAGAGGCGAAATTTATGATTGTTACCCATCAATCTGTGTTCTTCCTGTAACTGTTGAAGATTATTTGTTGGTATTCAAGATACCGGTTACAAGTAATCAAGAAGGTGTACAACGACGTTTGGAAACCCGTTGA
- the LOC122291607 gene encoding disease resistance protein RPV1-like, whose product MGGIGSAPPINSLDLSNFLLQSDSTTASTSFFMRDPILPSSSRPCSNHWDHDVFLSFRGEDTRKNFTDHLYSALIRAGICTFRDDHELGRGEIISKELINAIRGSRISLVVFSKGHASSRWCLDELVEIVRCTKNNGHTLLPIFYHVKPSAIRKQEGTFAEAFTRHEEQF is encoded by the coding sequence ATGGGTGGTATAGGCTCTGCCCCTCCAATAAACTCTCTTGATTTGTCCAATTTTTTGCTCCAATCAGACTCAACCACAGCGAGCACCTCCTTCTTCATGCGTGATCCAATCCTTCCATCATCTTCTAGACCTTGTTCGAACCATTGGGATCATGACGTCTTTCTGAGTTTTAGAGGTGAAGACACTCGCAAGAACTTCACTGATCATCTGTACTCTGCCTTGATACGGGCCGGAATTTGCACCTTCCGAGATGATCATGAGCTTGGAAGAGGAGAGATCATCTCTAAGGAACTAATCAACGCAATTCGTGGATCAAGGATTTCCCTTGTGGTTTTCTCTAAAGGCCATGCTTCTTCCAGGTGGTGCCTTGATGAGCTTGTGGAGATCGTGCGCTGTACAAAAAACAATGGCCACACTCTTCTTCCGATATTTTACCATGTGAAGCCCTCGGCTATCCGAAAACAGGAAGGAACttttgctgaagcattcacTAGGCATGAAGAGCAGTTTTGA